A single Triticum dicoccoides isolate Atlit2015 ecotype Zavitan chromosome 2A, WEW_v2.0, whole genome shotgun sequence DNA region contains:
- the LOC119355379 gene encoding amino acid transporter AVT1I-like yields MSNRDPKYIPISVSARSDCAVQMSYDVPLLGAQEATRPGKAPHGGGQDDGNASFVRTCLNGTNGLAGVGLLSMPYALAEGGWLSLALLAAVAATCWYTGLLLGRCMAADQAIRTYPDIGERAFGRRGRLVVSAFMYAELYLVAIGFLILDGDNLDKLFPGASVHLGPVSLAGKQLFVVLVALMVAPTTWLRSLGVLAYVSAAGVFASVAIVLSVLWAAAVDGVGFSGRGTTTPLRLTGLPTALGLYTFCYCTHAVFPTLYTSMKQKSQFPKMLAICFVLCTLNYGSMAVLGYLMYGDGVQSQVTLNLPAARLSSKIAIYTTVVMPFSKYALVVTPIAVAIEERFRGVVGEGAAASVAVRTLLVLSTVVVAIALPFFGYLMALVGSLLSVCACMLLPCLCYVRIFGATSLTALETASIVGILVLGLLVAITGTYSSLVQIIHELQVGV; encoded by the exons ATGTCAAATAGAGACCCCAAGTACATACCAATAAGCGTGAGCGCACGGTCGGATTGCGCCGTGCAAATGAGCTATGACGTGCCGCTTCTCGGGGCGCAAGAGGCCACGCGGCCGGGGAAGGCGCCGCACGGCGGGGGGCAAGACGACGGCAATGCCAGCTTCGTGCGAACTTGCCTCAACGGCACCAACGGCTTGGCAG GTGTTGGGCTGCTGTCGATGCCGTACGCGCTCGCGGAGGGTGGATGGCTGAGCCTGGCGCTGCTCGCCGCCGTGGCCGCCACCTGCTGGTACACGGGCCTCCTCCTCGGGCGTTGCATGGCCGCTGACCAGGCAATCCGGACGTACCCGGACATCGGCGAGCGCGCCTTCGGCCGCCGGGGACGCCTGGTCGTGTCCGCCTTCATGTACGCCGAGCTCTACCTCGTCGCCATCGGCTTCCTCATCCTCGACGGCGACAACCTCGACAAGCTTTTCCCCGGCGCCAGCGTTCACCTGGGGCCCGTGTCGCTTGCGGGGAAGCAGCTGTTCGTCGTGCTGGTGGCGCTCATGGTCGCGCCCACGACGTGGCTGCGCAGTCTGGGCGTGCTCGCCTACGTCTCCGCTGCAGGCGTGTTCGCGTCGGTCGCCATCGTCCTCAGCGTGCTCTGGGCCGCGGCCGTCGACGGCGTCGGGTTCTCCGGGCGAGGCACTACCACGCCATTGCGGCTCACCGGCCTCCCCACCGCTCTCGGCCTCTACACCTTCTGCTACTGCACCCACGCGGTGTTCCCGACGCTGTACACATCCATGAAGCAAAAATCTCAGTTCCCAAAG ATGCTAGCGATATGCTTCGTGCTGTGCACGCTCAACTACGGCTCAATGGCCGTGCTGGGATACCTCATGTACGGCGACGGCGTGCAGTCCCAGGTGACGCTCAACCTACCGGCGGCGAGGCTCAGCTCCAAGATCGCCATATACACGACGGTGGTCATGCCTTTCTCGAAGTATGCACTGGTGGTCACGCCGATCGCGGTGGCCATCGAGGAGAGGTTTCGTGGCGTGGTAGGCGAGGGAGCCGCGGCCTCCGTGGCGGTGAGGACGCTGCTGGTGCTGAGCACGGTGGTCGTCGCGATCGCGCTGCCCTTCTTCGGGTACCTCATGGCGCTGGTGGGTTCCCTGCTCAGCGTGTGCGCGTGCATGCTGCTGCCGTGCCTCTGCTATGTCAGGATCTTCGGAGCTACATCTCTCACGGCTTTGGAGACGGCGTCGATCGTCGGAATACTGGTGTTGGGCTTGCTGGTGGCTATAACAGGGACGTACTCTTCTCTTGTGCAAATTATCCATGAGTTGCAAGTGGGAGTGTAA